A window of Fragaria vesca subsp. vesca linkage group LG7, FraVesHawaii_1.0, whole genome shotgun sequence contains these coding sequences:
- the LOC101301426 gene encoding UDP-glycosyltransferase 73C5-like, whose protein sequence is MAGEIFVISAAGQGHLQPCMELCNHLLSLHYHTTIVIPSSLSSAIPSSFSQNPLSQIVPVTASSDPPRPGPDPLRQQAALDLDRHLAARPASAPRPLCAVIDFQMGWTKEVFWKFDIPVVGFFTFGACAAAMEWGAWKVQAADLRPDEIRPIPGLPDSMSLTYSDLKRKSGGPPRGGPGGPKGPPGGGKGGGGGGGPPKPGNRPPWVPEVEGSVALMFNTCDYLERPFIDYMTDQMGIPTWGVGPLLPESYWRPLDSSISHRQIRAQQRQSNYTENDVVGWLDAKPGGSVLYVAFGSEVGPTAEEYPQLASALEETTGPFIWVIQSGAGGSEPGYYPDGLESRVGERGLIIKGWAPQLVILSHPSTGGFLSHCGWNSTAEALGRGVPFLGWPVRGDQYFNAKLVVNYLKVGYRVAEDLSEMVRKEDIVRGIERLMGDEEMKKRAVAIREKFEDGFPASSKAALDAFGDFITSQKAT, encoded by the coding sequence ATGGCCGGAGAGATCTTCGTAATTTCAGCAGCCGGGCAAGGCCACCTCCAACCCTGTATGGAGCTCTGCAACCACCTCCTCTCTCTCCACTACCACACCACCATCGTCATCCCCTCCTCTCTCTCCTCCGCCATTCCCTCCTCCTTTTCCCAAAACCCACTCTCCCAAATCGTCCCCGTCACCGCCTCTTCCGACCCTCCCCGACCCGGACCCGACCCGCTCCGCCAGCAAGCCGCCCTCGACCTCGACCGCCACCTCGCCGCCCGCCCCGCCTCCGCTCCCCGCCCTCTCTGCGCCGTCATCGACTTCCAGATGGGCTGGACCAAGGAGGTCTTCTGGAAATTCGACATCCCCGTCGTCGGATTCTTCACCTTCGGCGCGTGCGCCGCCGCCATGGAGTGGGGAGCGTGGAAGGTCCAAGCCGCCGACCTCCGCCCCGACGAGATCCGCCCCATTCCCGGCCTACCGGACTCAATGTCTCTCACTTATTCCGATCTCAAACGCAAGTCCGGCGGTCCGCCACGTGGCGGTCCCGGCGGCCCGAAAGGTCCGCCGGGCGGAGGCAAAGGAGGTGGAGGAGGAGGAGGTCCGCCGAAACCGGGGAACCGACCGCCGTGGGTCCCGGAGGTGGAAGGCTCCGTAGCGCTGATGTTCAACACGTGTGACTATCTGGAGCGTCCGTTCATCGACTACATGACCGATCAAATGGGGATTCCGACGTGGGGAGTGGGCCCGCTCTTACCGGAATCATACTGGCGGCCGTTGGATTCTTCGATCTCCCACCGTCAGATCAGAGCCCAGCAGCGGCAATCGAACTACACCGAAAACGACGTCGTGGGATGGCTGGACGCAAAGCCCGGCGGGTCGGTGCTGTACGTGGCGTTCGGGAGTGAAGTGGGCCCGACAGCGGAAGAGTACCCGCAGCTGGCCAGCGCATTGGAGGAGACAACCGGGCCGTTTATCTGGGTCATCCAATCCGGGGCAGGGGGGTCCGAACCCGGGTACTACCCTGACGGGTTGGAGAGCAGAGTAGGAGAGAGGGGTTTGATAATAAAGGGATGGGCGCCACAGCTGGTGATACTGAGCCACCCATCAACCGGTGGTTTCTTATCACATTGTGGCTGGAACTCAACCGCCGAGGCATTGGGCCGGGGCGTGCCCTTTTTGGGCTGGCCGGTGAGAGGTGATCAATACTTTAATGCTAAATTGGTGGTGAACTATCTCAAGGTCGGGTACAGAGTTGCGGAGGATTTGTCGGAGATGGTTAGGAAGGAGGACATTGTGAGAGGAATAGAGAGGCTGATGGGGGATGAGGAAATGAAGAAGAGGGCGGTGGCGATAAGGGAGAAGTTTGAGGATGGGTTTCCGGCCAGCTCCAAGGCCGCATTGGATGCTTTTGGTGATTTTATTACTAGCCAAAAAGCAACTTAG
- the LOC101302007 gene encoding protein TIC 40, chloroplastic-like: MMSLSLPHSLPRCPPPPRIAPSYHRFTVLRCSSANLRASLSSPNSRLTVRLSAAANQPVTSKLQTERFASISSTNSQETSSVGINPQFSAPPPPSTIGSPLFWIGVGVAFSAVFSWAAGKLQKYVVQQAFKNVMGQMNTQNDQFSNAAFSPGSPFPFPSAPASPSASPFSAPSQPSFTDVSATEVDSPASSATPSTPAADVKSEEQQMKENRFGNSFEIERNNVIQFSRQLSDRAFVDVNPEETELKSPFASSLNDTEPGSSKEINSNVEGSQNGAAFKQAKDASMGSQTTGKENSVLSVEALEKMLEDPTVQKMVYPYLPEEMRNPTTFKWMLQNPQYRQQLEDMLRNMTGSNEWDNRMMDSLKNFDLSSPEVKEQFDQIGLTPEQVISKIMANPDVAMAFQNPRVQAAIMDCSQNPMSITKYQNDKEVMDVFNKISELFPGVSGSP; the protein is encoded by the exons ATGATGTCACTCTCTCTCCCTCACTCTCTTCCTCGCTGTCCTCCACCGCCAAGAATCGCACCCTCGTATCATCGCTTCACTGTTCTCCGATGCTCCTCCGCGAACCTCAGGGCCTCTCTCAGTTCCCCAAATTCCAGACTGACCGTTCGACTCTCTGCTGCCGCTAATCAACCAG TTACATCAAAGTTACAAACGGAACGGTTTGCAAGCATTTCTTCCACAAACAGTCAAGAAACATCTTCTGTTGGTATCAACCCACAATTCTCAGCACCTCCCCCACCGTCCACTAT AGGATCACCTCTATTTTGGATTGGTGTTGGTGTTGCGTTTTCTGCGGTATTTTCATGG GCGGCTGGAAAGTTACAG AAATATGTAGTGCAACAAGCTTTCAAGAATGTGATGGGCCAGATGAATACACAAAATGACCAGTTTAGCAATGCTGCATTTTCTCCGGGTTCCCCCTTTCCATTTCCATCAGCTCCAGCATCGCCTTCTGCCTCTCCTTTTTCAGCACCCTCTCAACCATCTTTCACAGATGTATCTGCAACAGAAGTAGATTCACCAGCCTCATCAGCCACTCCTTCGACACCTGCTGCTGATGTCAAAAGTGAAGAACAACAAATGAAAGAAAACAGATTTG GAAATAGTTTTGAAATTGAACGAAACAATGTGATTCAGTTCTCCAGACAGCTTTCTGATAGAG CTTTCGTAGATGTTAATCCAGAAGAAACTGAGCTAAAGAGTCCTTTTGCAAGTAGCTTAAATGATACTGAACCAGGTTCGTCCAAGGAAATCAACAGTAATGTGGAA GGTTCTCAAAATGGAGCTGCTTTTAAGCAAGCGAAAGATGCTTCGATGGGGTCTCAAACTACAG GAAAAGAAAATTCTGTTTTGTCAGTGGAAGCATTGGAGAAAATGTTGGAAGATCCGACTGTACAGAAGATGGTTTATCC CTATTTACCTGAGGAGATGAGGAATCCCACTACGTTCAAAT GGATGCTGCAAAATCCACAATATCGCCAACAGCTAGAAGACATGTT ACGTAATATGACTGGAAGCAATGAATGGGACAATCGAATGATGGATTCTTTAAAAAACTTTGACCTTAGCAGTCCAGAGGTCAAGGAGCAGTTCG ATCAGATTGGGCTTACACCTGAACAAGTTATTTCAAAGATAATGGCGAATCCTGATGTTGCTATGGCGTTTCAAAATCCAAGAGTTCAAGCTGCCATAATGGAT TGTTCACAGAATCCAATGAGTATTACAAAATATCAAAATGATAAGGAG GTGATGGATGTCTTCAATAAGATATCGGAGCTTTTCCCCGGGGTGTCTGGCTCACCTTGA
- the LOC101301719 gene encoding 40S ribosomal protein S25-4-like — protein sequence MAPKKEKAPPPSSKPAKSGGGKQKKKKWSKGKQKEKVNNMVLFDQATYDKLLSEAPKFKLITPSILSDRLRINGSLARRAIKDLMARGSIRMVSAHASQQIYTRATNT from the exons ATG GCACCGAAGAAGGAGAAGGCACCGCCGCCGTCGTCGAAGCCAGCCAAGTCCGGCGGAGGAAAGCAGAAGAAGAAGAAGTGGAGCAAAGGCAAGCAGAAGGAGAAGGTTAACAACATGGTGCTTTTCGACCAGGCTACCTACGATAAGCTGCTCTCTGAGGCTCCCAAGTTCAAGCTCATCACGCCGTCCATTCTCTCTGATCGTCTCAGGATCAACGGCTCTCTGGCCAGGAGGGCAATCAAGGACTTGATGGCTAGGGGTTCCATCAGGATGGTCTCGGCTCACGCCAGCCAGCAGATCTACACCAGGGCCACCAACACCTAG